A genome region from Ctenopharyngodon idella isolate HZGC_01 chromosome 5, HZGC01, whole genome shotgun sequence includes the following:
- the rnf181 gene encoding E3 ubiquitin-protein ligase RNF181, whose translation MASYFDEHDCEPTNPEEQYRQNALLELARSLMQGLDIDSGSFDLSDWDQRLPPPAAKAVVQSLPVVIISPEQADKGLKCPVCLLEFEEEETVREMPCKHLFHTGCILPWLSKTNSCPLCRLELPTDNPDYEEFKKDKERRRQREHRLEDLHGAMYT comes from the exons ATGGCCTCGTATTTTGATGAGCATGACTGTGAGCCCACGAATCCAGAAGAACAGTACCGACAGAACGCCCTGCTGGAGCTTGCGAG GTCTCTGATGCAGGGTCTTGACATAGACTCCGGTTCATTTGATTTGTCGGATTGGGACCAGCGTCTCCCCCCTCCTGCAGCAAAAGCTGTGGTTCAGAGTCTTCCTGTGGTCATCATCTCTCCTGAACAAGCAG ATAAAGGACTGAAGTGCCCGGTGTGTTTATTGGAGTTCGAGGAGGAAGAGACCGTGAGAGAGATGCCCTGTAAACATCTATTCCACACAGGATGCATCCTGCCTTGGCTCAGTAAG ACCAATTCATGTCCCTTGTGTCGACTTGAACTACCCACTGACAATCCAGACTATGAGGAGTTCAAAAAAGATAAG GAACGGAGAAGACAAAGAGAGCACAGATTAGAGGATCTACATGGAGCCATGTATACATGA